From Mya arenaria isolate MELC-2E11 chromosome 12, ASM2691426v1, the proteins below share one genomic window:
- the LOC128211091 gene encoding uncharacterized protein LOC128211091, producing MSVYKDLHDHRSSNGQKSAPANFQRLGQSRRKEAARRSLFDSINTRYADVNHSSSGFIVDPYRQDIKLPRVKPGGSISLRQGVICRNSISNSSGSHPSPNSTLEIQDETGNDHVSKCGKYQNGNIRRSNTNNLSLPEIIMEFNYETNANANSDRLVFATSPEDERLLGAPYEDYLKATQFSRFNPCRARYRPVTPGLLDTLNKQKLPSRVKTEQWLKTTQSLQKSINCGHQFKTENLDSSNLVFPNWIYTEF from the coding sequence atgtcagtGTATAAGGATCTTCATGATCATCGGTCAAGCAATGGACAAAAAAGTGCGCCTGCAAACTTCCAACGACTTGGTCAGTCGAGAAGAAAAGAAGCGGCGAGACGAAGTCTTTTCGACTCTATAAACACACGATATGCGGATGTTAATCATAGTTCAAGCGGTTTCATTGTTGACCCATACAGACAAGATATTAAACTACCTCGAGTAAAACCAGGCGGATCGATCTCCTTAAGACAAGGTGTAATTTGTCGAAACAGTATAAGCAATAGCTCAGGATCACATCCGAGTCCTAATTCTACTTTGGAAATACAGGATGAGACTGGGAACGATCATGTGTCCAAATgcggaaaatatcaaaatggaaaCATCCGTCgatcaaacacaaacaatttaaGTTTACCTGAAATAATCATGGAATTTAACTATGAAACGAATGCAAATGCGAATTCAGATCGCCTTGTTTTTGCGACGTCGCCTGAAGATGAGCGATTGCTTGGTGCCCCATATGAGGACTATTTGAAGGCGACGCAATTTAGTCGATTCAATCCGTGTCGGGCGCGCTATCGGCCAGTTACGCCCGGTCTTTTAGACACATTGAATAAACAGAAACTTCCTTCTCGGGTAAAAACAGAACAGTGGCTGAAAACTACGCAGAGTTTACAAAAATCGATCAACTGTGGCCATCAATTCAAAACAGAAAACTTGGACTCGTCAAATCTGGTATTTCCTAACTGGATATACACAGAGTTTTGA
- the LOC128211821 gene encoding 3'-5' exoribonuclease 1-like, with product MAEFKECETVFQAMDDPAHGAKPKVYKDGQYSDPLFKKLSKINGEVNKLTKVELQSKLKEFGLDTRGLKDVLRKRLKNYYKKRNLQKSHMKITGKTGYDYLAVIDFEATCEMNNPHYRHEIIEFPIVLVDVDQMKIVDRFHEYVRPQLNPTLSNFCTKLTGITQAQVDKADTFVPVLERVELWLQSQRLGQEKSFAVLTDGPWDMFRFMYYQCQESSVEMPAWSRVWINIRKSYCNFYQCGRGGIETMLKNLGMQFEGSLHSGIDDSVNIARIAIKLLNDGCCLTLNEQIQIKENPHDNKREVRYTMYQEPRERRCIKTDSDSDNDGENGRRRSNGNHSDGNRGNISRSGQIEVEGWGECDGLEGRLGNMNVKEDDGDVDDLLNYYRLQKT from the exons ATGGCTGAATTTAAAGAGTGTGAAACTGTTTTCCAAGCAATG GATGATCCAGCTCATGGTGCCAAGCCTAAGGTTTACAAAGATGGGCAGTACAGTGATCCTCTTTTCAAGAAGCTGTCAAAAATCAACGGTGAAGTGAACAAACTTACAAAAGTGGAGCttcaatcaaaactgaaggagTTTGGACTGGACACAAG AGGGCTAAAAGATGTTCTTAGGAAAAGATTAAAAAACTACTATAAGAAAAGAAACCTGCAGAAATCTCACATGAAGATCACAGGGAAGACTGGCTATGATTACCTGGCTGTTATAGACTTCGAGGCAACCTGTGAGATGAACAACCCCCATTACAGACACGAAATCATTGAGTTTCCCATTGTGCTGGTCGATGTGGatcaaatgaaaatt GTTGACAGGTTTCATGAGTACGTCCGTCCTCAGCTCAACCCAACACTGTCCAACTTCTGTACCAAATTGACAGGAATCACTCAA GCACAGGTGGATAAAGCAGACACATTCGTGCCCGTACTGGAGAGGGTGGAACTCTGGCTTCAGAGTCAAAGACTTGGCCAAGAGAAATCATTTGCTGTCCTTACTGATGG CCCGTGGGACATGTTCAGGTTTATGTATTACCAGTGCCAGGAAAGCAGTGTGGAGATGCCCGCATGGTCACGTGTCTGGATCAACATCCGCAAGTCCTACTGTAACTTCTACCAGTGTGGAAGGGGAGGCATAGAAACTATGTTGAAAAATCTTG GTATGCAATTTGAAGGCTCTCTGCACAGTGGAATTGATGACTCAGTGAACATTGCCCGTATAGCTATAAAACTGCTCAACGATGGTTGTTGCCTTACTCTTAATGAACAGATACAAATTAAGGAAAACCCTCACGACAATAAACGTGAGGTGCGTTACACCATGTATCAGGAACCTCGTGAACGAAGATGCATCAAAACTGACAGTGACAGTGACAATGACGGTGAAAATGGAAGAAGACGCAGCAATGGTAACCATAGTGATGGTAACCGTGGTAACATAAGTAGGTCAGGCCAGATTGAAGTTGAGGGCTGGGGGGAGTGTGATGGTTTGGAAGGGAGACTGGGTAACATGAATGTTAAAGAGGATGACGGGGATGTGGATGATTTGCTGAATTACTACAGGCTACAGAAAACATGA
- the LOC128211503 gene encoding uncharacterized protein LOC128211503 has translation MATGKKLTGCFPMLFIVLSTTVSVITATTPIQNCWHGEDELKNMTCHNGAVSDGNMLAARLNPSMNGSSTGGGSQVDGGDYYCMIFQYNETIKDSQDTVAILHTNYTCDMDKICEGKDMYSPITFSYKDHMGMLYCCESRDNCNTHGLMTTKRHQKYCYTGDSDTQDVEIHLCPKQNDSCMKVAKTQGSSSTEHYGCDVTGACSKLGFTGEESCKTDTEGDMETQTCCCSASNCFKPSWANHPRLDKAQSKHSSSQLQKTLLIIIGVALGVLLMGVAVFFYKRSRNISDKSESPAQMKYESTMYSTVAETEDDRVQILQSSCRPI, from the exons atggctACCGGAAAGAAACTTACGGGTTGTTTCCCAAtgcttttcattgttttatcgACTACTGTtag tgTTATAACAGCTACAACACCAATTCAGAATTGCTGGCATGGAGAGGATGAACTGAAAAACATGACCTGCCATAATGGTGCTGTCTCTGATGGTAACATGTTGGCTGCTAGGCTAAATCCTTCAATGAACGGCAGTAGCACTGGTGGTGGTAGTCAAGTAGATGGTGGAGACTATTACTGCATGATTTTTCAGTACAATGAAACTATAAAAGATAGCCAGGATACGGTAGCTATCTTGCATACAAATTATACCTGTGATATGGACAAAATCTGTGAAGGCAAGGACATGTATAGCCCAATAACG TTCTCTTACAAAGACCACATGGGCATGTTGTATTGCTGTGAATCTAGAGACAATTGTAACACCCATGGCTTGATGACGACTAAACGACACCAGAAATACTGCTACACTGGAGACTCAGACACGCAAGATG TGGAAATACACCTATGCCCAAAGCAGAATGACTCCTGCATGAAAGTGGCCAAGACCCAGGGCTCAAGTTCCACAGAGCACTATGGATGTGATGTGACAGGGGCCTGTAGTAAACTAGGATTCACTGGGGAAGAGAGCTGCAAAACAGACACA GAGGGTGATATGGAGACTCAGACCTGTTGTTGCTCAGCTAGTAACTGTTTTAAACCATCGTGGGCGAACCATCCAAGGCTGGACAAAGCACAGAGCAAGCATTCAAGTAGTCAGCTTCAGAAGACTCTCCTTATAATTATAGGAGTAGCGCTTGGGGTGCTATTAATGG GTGTGGCAGTGTTTTTCTACAAGAGATCTCGAAACATTTCTGACAAGAGCGAGAGTCCAGCCCAGATGAAGTATGAGAGCACAATGTATTCCACAGTGGCGGAAACTGAGGATGATAGAGTTCAGATTCTCCAATCTAGTTGTCGACCAATCTAA